aatgtaagcaaaaagatcatttcaagagagaatgtaacaactctacagttgatggaaatgaacatcctttcaatgatgattattatcgaAAGGCGATCTACCACCGTAGCAAAGAAGAGTCAAAACCATCATCATCCCGTGCTattgaagaaggaaagaagaaagcttatcttataaatcaagatgatgaaagattggCAGAGggatttagttgggacaaatatattccagATAATTCAGAAAAAGCAGCCTTTGTTGTTCGAATCTTGGAAGAAGAGCCGAAAATGATCGAAAATAATCCCAAAGAGAAGTCAAGAGCATATGCAGAAATCCATGATGATGAAGGAGATGATTGGAGTGAGAttcttccagaagaagatcgtgttAATGATCAATTCACAGCTCATGGCAGAACAATATCAAAAAGCAAACATCGTGCCtttgttgctgaaataaaggagaaaactcgagaagaaatTCCGAGTGAGAAAACCGAGAGAGAAAGATTCATTGTTGGGTGCAGAATGGAGAAAATGCAAGAAGAGTATGAAAATGCTGTAAGCAATAAAAGATGGGACAAGAAGCGAGAGTGTTATGTCAACAGAGATGGTGAACCTGTCGTCCACAGGAGGGACATAGttcatgatgatgttcttctaATAATTCCTCGTTCCGGCAAATACTATTCAAATGTTGAAAAAgataaaacatatgtgaaaaggcTGGATAAAATCATAAGAGATGCCATGACATCAAGTTTAAGGAAGAGGGATGAAGCaagaatgaagaaaaatgttgaGTGTATGGTAGAAGAGTTGAAGAAGGTGGCTGAAGAagtgaaaaaaaaagaagagaaaGTTGAAGAAACAGTTGTTGTGAATGAAGAAGTTGTGAAAGAAGCTGCTACTGAAGAAGAGCAATTTGatgagatgaagaagaaagaagaaaaagaagaagtgaAGATAGAGAGGTTGAATGCTGATGTTGGTGTTGATGCTGGTGATGAGAAGAAGAGTGAAGCTGATCAGAAGCAGACGGAAGCAAACACCGAGGTGCCAATCattgaggtaaattctgattctgaaatccTAATCAAAATCGTTGaatagtgcaagaaatgcatggaaccatgcagtgcttgtactgaaaaatatgaaaaaattcagaacaagagatcttgaattcaataaaatcgaagaagttttcaaaaaaaaaaaatgcaaagaaatgttagaaaatgaaaaagttttgaaagataatgaCGAAAAGTTTTCTCAAAAatgtaaaaatttagaaaaagaaaatgagattttgaaagaaaaggtttcaaaaatgacagaagaATGTTCTCAAAAAGAAAATGAGTGTcaggaaatgaaaaaggaatatgattcaataaaattggcatatcacattacaaaagagtcatatgaaaatgTGAAAAGTCAACTGAAACTTGTTCAATCCAGATTGAAATATTGTTCTGAAACAACTGATCCGCTTAAGCGACAGTATTCTATAAAGCAACAAGTTGTCAATTCTtacattgaggatgttgctaagctaaagcgtctAACaactgatttagaacaggataacaacaagttacatagttatcatgcgtcatcatatgtgcttgaaagaattttcaacataaaaccgggtgatgatgattctaagaaaaacaaagaaaaacaaaaagggcattggttctgagtatcatcaagttccaccactggaaaagtttgcattttatgatgatgaaaaagtcgaaaaagctttcaacatggtagatcaattgccagataacatcgacgtaacctattccaaatttgatgattctagtgattcagaggtggtaggtaaggttgttgaaagtgtgttgaaagaagagtcagttaatacaggtaaatctgaatcacatgatgaaaatgaaggtagttttcatgaagaatatctgaaaaactcaaaatctgagaaaaatttgaatgatgattcaaaaggattggtttataccatgattggatcggacaaattattcttagatgtcgtattcccgattcagaatgtgatttcagaaaagattgacaaagttttcaaaatggttgagattgaaaagtctgagattccaaagtttgctggaaaaggtcacaaaactttttataacaaacctggttacaagaagaaaaacatgaaggctgggttgggttataaggagaaacaaagttggaaaagaaatgaaattccaaattatcaggcaaaaatgaactttgttcaaGGAATAAGttcagaagaaaagaaagaacttcaatttagacgacagtctaatgaagagttctatgctcaaaagaaaacgcaacaacaacaggtcaaagatgtctcaaagagaacatgtttcaaatgtgatcaaacaggatatcttgctcgcaagtgtccaaatctgaaacctgttggtgttAAGACAAAAAAGAAGAGTAATGATGTTGAGCTACAtaaatctgaggatgtgaaacaaaggtctaccagatttgattcaaaacaaacttggaggtacaacacaaacaagtttgcttcgaatcaaacttggaaatcaaacccgaataggttcgattctagacagacctggaattctcacacacccagattgagaacaacacaaagttggaaaacaactatcgatgcaacaaaaccaaacgagttttggaaaccaactgttgttcaaaatcaaaatgttcaaaaagaatcacatttttacaaaagagggaCTCCAAAAGGCCAAACATGGTCTGCTAAGAAACAAATCGCTTCGgtaaatgatgaaaaagttgaaattaaaattgaaaaagtctttgtacaaaatgacaaagattttccgatgttgaatgaagcatattgtgttgaaatgcttaaggtcaaacagacctgggctacattgttcaagtaattgagtaatttgaatgtgcaggtgctcaagaaaatTGAAGACTGTGAGAATGGAAATCGGAGCAGCCTAGCACAACGGGAAGAGGAGGCTGCTgaaccctgtgttggttgaaacagggagtttgtttgtttttttctgtatataaataaacaatatttcaaaacccaaaaaattgaaaaaattaaaaaccaaaaatatgttcttattttgtcaaaaatttgaaaaatcgaaaatatgtttgtttttaaatttgtcaaatattcaaaaattcaaaaatatgttgattgaatatgccgaaaccctcacggcggaacaaacatgattaatttcacaagattgaaaaacggttttcaaactgtaaagatcaatgtgttgtaaatcatgggggtacgttatattttctgTAAAGCAGTGCgtgagaagcagaaaatggatggcgagacaaagctatcagtgtcggtttgtcaaattttctttaaatggttttgaattttacggggagtaagaatttttcagaaaatccaaaaacattaagaaaatttgaaaaagccaaaaacatgataaaattcaaaaattgagtttttgtgtataaagaggaaataatagtacaccagtagacaatcacagtacgctaaagaaatggaatgttttaatgtgataaacggtctcactattgatatgccagtaggtttttacacgcttagtagattcttttcgagatataaacctaaatatcaatactttacttatctcgtggggaacatctctcggatatatgggtaacccccgaaatcttgtttgagagattgcctgattctgagatactaggtctttatactgtttgatatctggggtattatacctggtcttctgattttgcgggagcaatggcctagacctcgtataatactttatgcgctttaaaagcttaccctctgcacaaaaattgagaaaatatcgaaagatatgaatcaattgtagttgaagaaaagattccctaaaggggaacacacctaaagtcgagcctccgtctctttgactgaacggaagttcatacctgagctctcaaggtctcgcactaacccagatacagatatcagattggtatactcacctgtaagactgaatatagggaattttgatacaggagtatattctgaggtgggacacgcgaataagttaagttcgTAAAACACTAAATtccgtatctcgaatcaattgaagattgtgtgaaaatttaaatggatcagtatactgacaatctaagtgaatcgtttagaacttaaagtgtttaaagctcaacgatACTAGTGAtgtgtcataaactgatatgatcctctgacgtgaactcaaacaaaaatattgtctgtaaatatatttgtaaatatttctttactgctttatgtttcagaaaaatataaaaagattttgattctactttatttttgacaaccgatgtctgaatgctgagtttcaaaatctgaatACGCTGAtcatgtttctgaaaataaatcaagttcattaatttgaaacttgtagttttaaaatcaaaaacagtttgtgaaatctCAAAGGTCACTAAGTTGGACTTGAATGATTAACTATGAGGGATTTGGATGCTCATATTGTTAAAATTTGTAAAAGAGCCAGTTTCGGATCTTGTTTGCTAAAACTGTCAAATCtataaagattgttgatagggggagtgaatcaagtatttctggacatattcatattattatatcttaaagtcaggatcttgatttagaaagtttaatagAGCCAGGGTTACGATTCCTGGAAAATTGAAGTTCAAAATGTGTGTACTTATAAATGTCTGAGATTTGCAGATgttgtaccagactacgatcccaatagccgagtctaagggggagtatGAAGACAAGCTCAATGCAAGAGGAAGCGTGCATTCAAGGTGCCAAGAAACTATTCTGAaggagcttgtatacggaaagccaagtgtcgatcccaaagcacggaagcttgacgaaagggggagcctgatgaagaAAAGAGTCTATAGAAAggagaagctgaagctgaagatagatccacggggattctggtCAAACAAGAGGGAGTCAACGTTGATGaaaacgtgttaaagcttcaagaagactcaaagatagagagagaaagacaagacgctatgagattgactgcggcaatatccaagggggagtctgttagtgcatttatgtctatcgccttcgtcaatccagTCCGTAGCAGAAACTAAAGAAAACTTGCGTTATATTGTAATACCTAgataaaaggcaaggtggcatttctgtaattaataagaagtctcattaattccccttggcctataaatagaatcCTTAGGGTTAGGATtaaagacttttgctcatttggaactttggagagctagatctagagagagaaagtctataGTTAGAAAGTGTTCTCCACGTGATTCAGGTgttgtacgttttcagatttcTAATAGAATCACGATTATATTacatctcgtgtgttcggtcacgttcatgtacggattccgcacgtcacacgtttgtttcgcaatcgtttcggagtcaaaaccggtcctaacagtTGTATTAAGAGTGTTTAGGATAATGAACCAACAGAAAATAAATCCGTACATCAGGTGGGCAAATGAGATTAGCTCAAGCTTCAAGTTAATGAAAACaccaccacaaggtgtcataACCAAATAAATGATTCAATGAAAGTGAACACCAAACAAGTCTATTTTGGTTCTGAATAGATGAAGTACCTGACAGAATGcgtttatttataaactttgatttgtactagggtcaaataataacttaacttagatattACATATCAGCgattacgtctggaatcatttCTACTTCTTGCGTAGTAAGTATGAATGCTCGCGCATTCTTCTTAGCTCCGTCTATTGTTTTTGCCTTGTTGTCGGGTGCTTTGGTCAGTTTCGGGCAATATGGTTTGATGTGTCCTGattctccgcaattgaaacaaaTATTAGTTTTCCTTCTACACTCTTCCTCTATATGCccggtcatcttgcagaagttgTAGTAGGGTGTTCCCCTAGAACgacatcttcctgaatgctttttATTATAGTTTCTGCAGGTAGGTTGCTCCAATGACGGTTCAGTTCATTTCTTCTGGTAGAATttttgggaaattttctgggctaactcttttttcttgttttcttctcttgtgtggattagtccatctgtcagGATGTTAGCTAGTTCAACGGTTTCTTCAATAGTCTGTGGTCTAGCGGCCTTGACCATGTCTCAGATTTCactaactaatccccaaatataacgagaaattagtacgggTTCAGGTGAAGCCAAAGATGGTACCATTCTTGCGTACTCGAACAACATTGTCGAATATTCACGGCAATTCACAtttatcattttatgatttaggaactcGTTAACCATTCGTTCCTTTTCATAAGGGGGACACAATTTCCTTTCTGCCATTTCCTTGAATTTTTTCTagttcatggcataagccatgtcacttccttttgcctgaagaattgtattccaccattctaaggcttcttcTTTAAAGAAGTTGGAagcatacatcaccttatcttcttcggcacatttgctgaATTTAAGAACAACTTCCGTCTTTTCCAACCATCACAGAGCAGCCGTGGCTCCTTTACTGCCTGCGAACTCAGTTGGTTTACAagctagaaattctttgtaggtacacccgagaTTCATCGTCTTCATTTTCTTCGGAAATGGGGTTTTGATAATATCATCATTGCCTCCATTAACACTATGGCTAAAACTGTCGTCACGAATATGCTTGCTACTCACCGCTTTTGTGTGTTCTACGGGTTTTTTAACaactttaattattaaaggtataacattagctattccttgggctattatattttctacaacatttttatccaaaggattttcattattagcatgaacttctggattatgtgatacttcattcgacatctgAATGGCAAACATTTTcaattattaatatcacagaatagTTAGAACAAAACAATACTTTAAGAATCatatgtgcatatatatatatatacacatatatttaAATCTACAAAATAACACATATGTTATTTTGTATTAATTTCCTAACTTTATTGTTTAGGTTTAGGTATTAAAAGAACACCTAATAGCTTAAACCAGTGGctttgataccaccttctgtcacaacccccgaccccaccctgggagcgggagcctTGAACCAGTCAAGTGGTACTGGTGTTCATTAAATACGCAGCGgaaaatttttcatcaggaccgtagttttTCATTTTGTCATATTTCTGAAATCATTTTTGTAATGTTATCCACTTTGT
This genomic stretch from Helianthus annuus cultivar XRQ/B chromosome 8, HanXRQr2.0-SUNRISE, whole genome shotgun sequence harbors:
- the LOC110870443 gene encoding DNA ligase 1-like; this translates as MIENNPKEKSRAYAEIHDDEGDDWSEILPEEDRVNDQFTAHGRTISKSKHRAFVAEIKEKTREEIPSEKTERERFIVGCRMEKMQEEYENAVSNKRWDKKRECYVNRDGEPVVHRRDIVHDDVLLIIPRSGKYYSNVEKDKTYVKRLDKIIRDAMTSSLRKRDEARMKKNVECMVEELKKVAEEVKKKEEKVEETVVVNEEVVKEAATEEEQFDEMKKKEEKEEVKIERLNADVGVDAGDEKKSEADQKQTEANTEVPIIEVLKKIEDCENGNRSSLAQREEEAAEPCVG